The genomic DNA GAAGCACCAAATAGTAAGAAATCTGCATCTGTACGACCTTTAAAAGTGATGGTATGATCGCCTTTTGGTAGAAGTGTTACCAAATTAACAGGACTCTCGATTGTTAATTGAGGAAGCGTAGTAATTGGTGCTTCCTTGAACAAAAGGCCTTTAAGCGTAAATTCGTAAGTAAGAAGTGACGGATCTTCCTGTGATTCGATAGGATTGGAAGTGACAACAAACATGTAGTCACCTGCAGGTAATACATCTCCATTACCATACATGGATCCCCAATTTTGATCAGTAATGATAAAATCTGAACCATCTGTATTCGGTCCCCAAGTTACATGAATTGTGCCTTTTTTGGTGGTAGAAAAATGATAATAATGTGTTTCAAGGTCTAGATATATATTTCCTTTCCATTGAACACTTGTGATTTTCTTTTTTTCTTTAACTTCTTTTGTTACCTTTTCCTCTGCCTTTGCAGAAAGATCCAATACCGGGACAGCTTTTGGAGGTAAGAAACTTGGTGTTAGAAATAGCAACACCATAAATAGTCCGATCCCGATTAGTAATAATATTCTTGTTTTTAACATTCCGCCTTGCACCCTTTCCTAACAATAAATGGGTGGTTGATCCGCTGCTATGTTGTTTGCTGTATCTGTTTTCACTATTAAGGTAGACGGGACTTTTTTTATAAATGTTACATATTTCCATAAAAATAACACAAATATTGAGTTTGTCTCTGTTTCAAACGTGTAATAGTCCTTCTTTACATAAAAAAACACTTCTCCCAATTTAGAAGAAGTGTTTGTGTACATTACTTTTTCTCCTCAAAGTAATCTGTAAATTCTTTCGTATCTGTTAAGTCTTTATTTTTATAATAAGGATTATCCACTGTAGAATCCTCTGGATCTAAATTTGTTTTAATAACTAACATGGGTGCTTCTGTATGTTTGGCGATTACACGATCATCTAATTGTTCAAAATCAGGTAGTTTATCGCTTCCAGGTTTTCTTGGTTCCACGGTCACACACCTCCTAATGATAGGATGCTTTAAAGAATCAGAACTATGTACGAAAATATTTTGTTAGGTAAATACTATTGTTAAAAGGCATAGGAGGGAATAAAGTTTGGGAGCAATTCAAAGAAATGGCTGGACGTTTGAGACCGAATTTAGTGTGATTAAACAAAAGGGTTCGATTCAAGTGTATCATCATGGTGATTTCAAAGAAGAAATTACCTTTGATTTTCACGGGAATTTTCCGAACCACGATGAAATAGAAAAGATCGTCGATATCTATTGTGAAAGCCACCATATTTAATATTGGTTTTTTATGGTACGTACCTAAATGAAAAAGTAGGAAATAATATGAACGATAACCTTGAAAGGGAGGGATTTTCTATGTCTTTAGAATGGTTTGACCGAGTAAGTGGCGAATTGCAGGATCATCTAGAGTCTATTTGTGATAAGTATGATCAAGTAGGTCATATGTCTGTTGATCGTGGTGCAAAACATCCACGAATGGAGTTTTACGTAGAAACAGAAGACGATGATCGAGAGTATTTCTGTACCCTTTATTTCGATCCACATAACGAAGAGTTCTATATTGATTCCATTGATGTAGAGCTTGGGCAAACGTCAAAAACAATCCTTGCTGATATCGAGGACATAATCGATGCGGTCCATGAAAGTTTGCATGACTTTATGAATGATGATGATTTCGATGATGATGATTACTACGAAGTGGACGACGACGAAAATGACGATGTTGAAGTTGATTATGTTCTTATGGACGATGAAGATGAAAGCGATGATATACTAGAACAAGTTGATGTCGAGTGGGAGACACCTGAAGTGACGGCCTTTATGTACGAAGATGAAATTGAAGTTTCCTACCAGTTCGGTATTGTCCAAGAGACAGGGGACGGTGTTCTTCGCAGAGTGAACAGAATTTGGACAGATGACGACGAATTAATAAAAGACGAAACCAATTTTATCTTCTCTAAAGAGGAAGCTAGTACGATTATTGCCATGATCGCGAGCCATATGGATTCTTTAAGCGACTTTAACTATGACCGGTAAGCAGCCAGCTAGATCACTCGATTTGAGTGATCTATTTTTTAGCTCAACCGGTTCTTGCTTATATTTTTTTATTTATTAATTCATCTGCAAACGTTAAAACGGCTTGGCCATTACAAGTTCCGTAGTGCATGGGTTGAATCATATCTATC from Robertmurraya sp. FSL R5-0851 includes the following:
- a CDS encoding DUF5370 family protein yields the protein MGAIQRNGWTFETEFSVIKQKGSIQVYHHGDFKEEITFDFHGNFPNHDEIEKIVDIYCESHHI